One segment of Clostridium botulinum DNA contains the following:
- a CDS encoding NAD(P)-dependent oxidoreductase: MKKIGFIGVGVMGKSMVRNLMKEGFEVSIYTRTKSKVLDIIEEGAKWCDDIKTCVQNKDFTITIVGYPKDVEEVYFGENGILANAKEGACTIDMTTTSPKLSVKIYDEAKKRNIEALDAPVSGGDTGAKNATLAIMVGGDLETFDKCHDVLASMGNNIIYEGKAGSGQHTKMANQIAIAGAISGVCEAMTYANGAGLNVQKMLDSISTGAAGSWQMSNMAPRMLKGDFDPGFFIKHFIKDMKLALEESEEASLNLEVLKKVLDMYNILDENNLGDLGTQALIKYYEEYSK, from the coding sequence ATGAAAAAAATTGGATTTATTGGTGTTGGAGTAATGGGGAAATCCATGGTTAGAAATTTAATGAAAGAAGGTTTTGAAGTTTCCATCTATACACGTACAAAGAGTAAAGTGCTTGATATTATTGAAGAGGGTGCTAAATGGTGTGATGATATAAAGACTTGTGTACAAAATAAGGATTTTACAATAACTATAGTTGGATATCCTAAAGATGTAGAAGAAGTTTATTTTGGAGAAAACGGTATTTTAGCAAATGCAAAGGAAGGTGCTTGTACTATAGATATGACAACTACAAGTCCTAAACTTTCAGTAAAAATATATGATGAAGCTAAAAAAAGAAATATAGAAGCACTAGATGCTCCAGTATCAGGTGGAGATACTGGAGCTAAAAATGCAACATTAGCGATAATGGTAGGTGGAGATTTAGAAACTTTTGATAAATGCCATGATGTATTAGCTAGTATGGGAAATAATATTATATACGAAGGAAAAGCAGGTAGTGGTCAACATACTAAAATGGCAAATCAAATAGCAATTGCAGGAGCTATTTCAGGTGTGTGTGAAGCAATGACATATGCTAATGGTGCTGGGTTAAATGTTCAAAAGATGTTAGATAGTATAAGTACAGGTGCAGCTGGAAGTTGGCAAATGAGTAATATGGCACCTCGTATGTTAAAAGGAGATTTTGATCCAGGATTTTTTATAAAACATTTTATAAAAGATATGAAATTAGCACTTGAAGAATCAGAAGAAGCATCATTGAATCTAGAAGTATTAAAAAAAGTTTTAGATATGTATAATATTTTGGATGAAAATAACCTAGGGGATTTAGGGACACAAGCTCTTATTAAGTATTATGAAGAGTATAGTAAATAG
- a CDS encoding PLP-dependent cysteine synthase family protein, which produces MNNILNKINNLEKLIGNTPLVEILFKYKGKELKIYSKLEYYNYTGSIKDRMALYILKKAYLSNSIKQNYTIVETTSGNTGISFSAIGTYLGNSVDIYMPDWMSDERKKLLSSFNANLILVSKKEGGFLKCLELTEKRKLNSDTIFLPCQFSNNDNVEAHFLSTGPEIWNILNNSGIIPTAFVAGVGTGGTIMGIGKYLKTKNANIKIYPLEPSNSPTLSTGFQVSEHRIQGIVDEFIPPILDLKKLNEVISVDDGDSIIMAQKLSKILGLGVGISSGANFLGAIKALELNNYKGNVVTVFADDNKKYLSTDLMKCEPIKNTFISSNIELIGLKRL; this is translated from the coding sequence ATGAATAATATACTTAATAAAATAAATAATTTAGAGAAACTTATTGGTAATACCCCTCTTGTCGAAATATTATTTAAATATAAAGGGAAAGAATTAAAGATATATTCAAAACTTGAATATTACAACTACACTGGAAGCATAAAAGATAGAATGGCTTTATATATTTTGAAAAAAGCTTATTTAAGTAATTCTATAAAACAAAACTACACAATAGTTGAAACAACTAGTGGAAATACTGGTATATCATTTTCAGCTATAGGAACTTATCTAGGAAATTCTGTCGATATTTATATGCCTGATTGGATGAGCGATGAACGCAAAAAACTTTTATCAAGCTTTAATGCTAACTTAATATTAGTTTCTAAAAAAGAAGGTGGATTTTTAAAATGTTTAGAACTTACAGAAAAAAGGAAATTAAATTCTGATACTATATTTCTTCCATGTCAATTTTCTAATAATGACAATGTAGAAGCTCACTTTCTATCTACAGGACCTGAAATATGGAATATCTTAAATAATTCAGGGATTATTCCCACTGCTTTTGTTGCTGGTGTTGGAACTGGTGGAACAATTATGGGAATAGGTAAATATCTGAAAACTAAGAATGCTAACATAAAAATCTATCCTTTAGAACCATCAAACTCTCCTACTCTTTCCACCGGCTTTCAAGTAAGTGAACATCGAATTCAAGGAATTGTTGATGAATTTATTCCACCTATACTTGACTTAAAAAAATTAAATGAAGTTATAAGTGTTGATGATGGTGATTCCATCATAATGGCACAAAAACTCTCTAAAATTTTAGGTTTAGGAGTTGGTATATCATCTGGTGCTAATTTTTTGGGTGCTATAAAAGCACTTGAATTAAATAATTACAAAGGAAATGTAGTAACAGTATTTGCTGATGATAATAAAAAGTATTTAAGTACTGATCTAATGAAATGTGAACCAATTAAAAATACCTTTATTTCATCAAATATTGAATTAATAGGTTTAAAAAGATTATAA